The Starkeya sp. ORNL1 DNA window CAGCGCCGCCACGCCGGCACGCTGCATGAACGCGGCGACACCGGAGGTGGAATACTGGATCAAATTCTCCAGCACGGCGCCGAGCGAAGGATCGGCCTCGATCCAGCCCATGCGCCAGCCGGTCATCGCCCAGTTCTTGGAGAAGGTCTGCACGAACAGGATGCGGTCGTCAGGCACCATCACATCATGGAACGACGGCGCCAGCCCGGCCTCGTAATAGAAGCGGCCATAGATCTCGTCGGCGATGATCCAGAGGCCGTGGCGGCGTGCGATGTCGAGCACGCCCCTCAGCACCTCGTGCGATGCGACGAAGCCGGTCGGGTTGGCCGGCGAATTGATGAAGATCACCCGGGTGCGCGGCGTGACCGCGGCTTCCAGCCGGTCGAGCTCCAGCGAGAAGCCGTGCACGTCGTCGAAGCTGAGTGGCACATAGACCGGATGGGCGCCGATCACGTCGGCCGCAGCCGCCGCGTTTGGCCATACCGGCGAGGGGATGAGCACCTCGTCGCCGGCGGACAGCGTCAGCGCCATGGCGATCTGGATCGCCTGCATGCCGGAGCCGGTGACGAAATAGCGCTCGGGATCCTCGGGCACGCCGTAGAGCCCGGCCATATAGCGGGCGATGGCGGAGCGCAGCTCTGGGATGCCGCGCTGCCAGGTGTAGAAGGTCTCGCCGGCCGCCAATGAACGGGTGGCAGCCTCGGCGATGAAGGATGGCGTCGGCAGGTCGCCCTCGCCGGCCCAGAGCGGGATCATGCCCGGCCGTTCGCGCCCGTAATTCATCACCTCGACAATGCCGCTCTCGGGCAAGGCGAGCGCAGCGGGACGCACGTGATCGAGCAGCGAGGTCGGCGGAACAAAACGCGCGGGTTCGGCGAGCATGGGATTCTCAGGTCATGAGCGGGAGGCGGTCAGCATAGCGGCGAAGACGGCGGAATTTCATCAAAAGGCATCATGGCGCCAATCGGTGACACTTATGGATGCAAGAGCGACGCCGCCGCCACCCGCAAACGGCAACAGCCGGGGCGAACCCGGCCATCAATGGATTTGTCTTGCGCAGATGTCGGCCCAGCAAGATCGGCGGCAGATCCTCCGCAAGGATCGACCGCCGATCTCCTCAGCGCCAGAACGGCTTCGAGGCTTCGCGCTCGACGTCCGCGGTGGTGAGGCCCATGTCGTGCAGCAACTCGTCCGGCAGGGCGCGCAATTCGCGGCGACTGCGGGCGCGCACATAGGCGCGGTAGCTCCACACCCAGAAGCGGGTGATGAAATCCTCGGCATAGCCGGTGCGGGTGCGGCCGCGGGCGGTCTCCATCGCTGTTTCAGCGATAACGTGAGTGATCATGGTAGCCCCCCTAGGCTTGATGATCGGTGGGTCAATGCCGGGTCACCGGCGGTGTGTTGTGGTTTTAGGAGCGCCAGCGGGAATCCATCGTGAATGCCAGCTTCAGGCAGCGTTCATCTTTGTGGCCAAGCCCCGAGCGATGTCCGGGGAGCGGCGTCCGACTTCAGCATCCTTCGAGGCCCGGCTGGCGCCGGGCACCTCAGGATGAGGTTGCTTCTAAAGACCACGTCATCCTGAGGTGCGAGCAGAGCGAGCCTCGAAGGATGCTGCAGCAGGGCGCGGCCCGCCTACTCCGCCGCCGTCCGCGCCACCCGCCATTGCGCCAGCAAGGCGCGCAGCGCCGCCGGGCGCACCGGCTTGTTCAGCACTTCCATGCCGGTCGTGCGGGCGGCGTCGCGCACGGTCTTGGAGCGGTCGGCGGTGATGAGCACGGCGGGCAGCGTGCGGCCGAGCTTCCAGCGCAGGTTCCGTGCCGCCTCGATGCCGTCGCCCTCGTCGAGATGGTAGTCGATCAGCAGCACGTCGGGGGCAAGCCTGGCCTCGCGCAAGGTGCCGAGTGCGCTCGCCGCGCCCGGCGCCTTCACCACCCGGCAGCCCCAGCCAGTGAGCAGCGTCTCCATGCCGTCGAGAATTGTCGGGTCATTGTCGATGCACAGCACGGTAAGCCCGTCGAGCGCGGCGGAGGGCGCGAAGGACGGCGCCATCGGCCGGATCTGCACCGGCACGGCGGGGGCAAGCGGCACCTCCACAGCGAAGCGGCTGCCATTGGGTGGGGTCGAGGAGAGATCGACCGGATGGTCGAGCACACGGGCAAGCCGCTCGACGATGGAGAGCCCTAATCCCAATCCCCGTGCCGCCTTGGCGCCCTGGTCGAGCCGCTGGAACTCCTTGAACACCAGCTTCTGCTTGCCCTGCGGTATGCCCGGGCCGGTATCCAGCACCTCGATGCGCAGCTTGCCGCGCCGATGCCGCGCACCCACCAGCACGCGGCCCTTGGGGGTGTATTTGATGGCGTTTGAGACGAGGTTCTGCAGCAGCCGGCGCAACAGCCGACGGTCGGAGCGCACCGAGGCCGAGCAGGTGACGAAGGTGAGGTCGAGACCTCTCTCACGCGCCAGTGGCGCGAATTCCAGTTCGAGCTGGCGGAAGATGTCGTCGATGCGGAACGGCGCCACCTCCGGCTTCATGGCGCCGGCATCGAGCCGGGAGATGTCGAGCAGGGCGGCAAGGATCTCCTCCACCGCCTCCAGCGAGGCATCGACATTCTCGGCGAGGCGGCCCGGTTCGCCCTCCGCGGCGCGCTCGACCAGGCTGGTGGCGTAGAGCCGGGCGGCATTGAGCGGCTGCAGGATGTCGTGGCTCGCCGCGGCGAGGAAGCGGGTCTTGGAGATATTGGCTTCCTCGGCCTCGGACTTCGCCAGAGCGAGCTGGGCGTTGAGGTGTTCCAGCGCCTTTGTGCGCTCGCGCACCCGTTTCTCCAGCGTCTCGTTGGCGCGCTCCAGCGCCTCGGCGGCCTCCACCGTCGGGGTAATGTCGGTGAAGGTGACCACCGCGCCATGGTCCGGCATGGCGTTCACCCGGACTTCCATGACCACGCCGCGCGGGGCGAGCCGCTCCA harbors:
- a CDS encoding pyridoxal phosphate-dependent aminotransferase, translating into MLAEPARFVPPTSLLDHVRPAALALPESGIVEVMNYGRERPGMIPLWAGEGDLPTPSFIAEAATRSLAAGETFYTWQRGIPELRSAIARYMAGLYGVPEDPERYFVTGSGMQAIQIAMALTLSAGDEVLIPSPVWPNAAAAADVIGAHPVYVPLSFDDVHGFSLELDRLEAAVTPRTRVIFINSPANPTGFVASHEVLRGVLDIARRHGLWIIADEIYGRFYYEAGLAPSFHDVMVPDDRILFVQTFSKNWAMTGWRMGWIEADPSLGAVLENLIQYSTSGVAAFMQRAGVAALERGESFVTHQIERARRGRDIVADAILPTNRVHLVKPPGAFYLFFGVEGETDMRALALRLVDEANIGLAPGTAFGPGGEKYIRMCFARGEAQLTEAADRLARWLRK
- a CDS encoding DUF1127 domain-containing protein, with the protein product MITHVIAETAMETARGRTRTGYAEDFITRFWVWSYRAYVRARSRRELRALPDELLHDMGLTTADVEREASKPFWR